From one Nitrospirota bacterium genomic stretch:
- a CDS encoding twin-arginine translocase TatA/TatE family subunit → MFEGLFQPMHLILILVIVLIIFGPGKLPELGEGLGKSIKSFKKAMRDETQATPMAEQKSEEKKA, encoded by the coding sequence ATGTTTGAAGGTCTTTTCCAGCCGATGCACCTGATCCTGATCCTGGTGATCGTTCTTATCATTTTCGGTCCCGGCAAGCTTCCCGAACTGGGAGAGGGTCTCGGTAAAAGCATCAAGTCCTTTAAGAAGGCCATGAGGGACGAGACTCAGGCGACACCCATGGCGGAGCAGAAGAGCGAAGAAAAAAAGGCATAG